The nucleotide sequence TCCCGTCTCAGAAGGTTTGGAAATAATCAGAAAGTTAAAATTAATGAATATAATGTGTTCACTGAACCCCCAACCTTGTTGGATAATACAGTATATTTAAGGGGCAAATGGAGATGGGATAAAGAGGGTGTAAAGGCATCATCGGATCATAAAGAAAAGCACCCCGCAATCATCTTCAAGTACAATATGGCTTCAAATGTGAATGTGTTGGTGGGAAGTACAGACGAGAAGCCTGCGCTTGCAAATATCAAGCTTGATGGTGAATTTTTAACTGATCAACAATTAGGGTATCATGTAAAAAAGGATAGTAACTCGAGTTTTTTCGAAATTACATGGCCACATATCATGAATATAGTCAAGACATTAACCCCTGAAATTCATGTATTAGAAATACTGCCTAAAACAGATAATTTCTGTTTTTACACATTTGTATTTGGCTAGAGCATAATGATAAAGGCAAACTGTTAGCAAAGATGTATGTTGGTCAGAAAAGCAGGAAGAAAACAAACATGTATTTTTTAGTATGCTAACATTACAGTATGACGAATCAGGAAGACTATAATGTAATGAAAGTTAAAGAGGGCGACAAACCAGTCGATTTTGAGTATCAAAACCCAAAGGGTGAAAAATTCAAGCTGTCAAAACTGCTTAATCAAAGAAAAATAGTAATTTACTTTTATCCAAAGGACTTTACGCCTGGGTGTACAATAGAGGCGGAGGAATTTACTAGAGATTATGCGCTATTTGAGCAGCATGGGATTGAAGTTATTGGAATAAGTCCGGATTCTGACGATTCCCATACAAAATTCAGGAGGAAAATGAATATCCCTTATATGCTAGCATCTGATTCTACCAATGAAATTTCGAAGGGGTACGGAGTATACGTACTCAAAAAATTTATGGACAAGGAATACTATGGTGTAAGCAGGTCAACATTTCTAATTGATCGAGGTGGAAAAATTGCCAAAATATATTCAAGCGTTAAACCGAGGGGTCATAGTACGGAAGTTCTTGAATTCTTTAAAGAATAACATGTTCATTCAATTGCCGACCCTGCTATATCAAAACCATAAATTGACAAAAGAATCCTATTAATTTGGATTTCAGTTGCATCAAATTGGATGAAATAATCCATTTTGAGATTAATTTTATCTATATTTTGATTGCTGAAATTATGAGTGACGCTGTCGTTCTTATCTCTTTCACGATATTCATGAGTTAATTCAGAAACCTCTAATAGGATAGCATTACCGTGTTTATTTAATTCAGTCAAGATCTTGGAGTTTATTTTAGGTTGAAGTAGCACATCTACCATCTTATTTATAAATAAGATAATAAGCAAGCGCATCTTTTGAAATTTTAGCTTAAAGACATCGTGATCAGGTAGTGCTGGAATGTATTTACACATAAGAAACTGATACTCATCTAAATTCTTAGTTATGGCAAAAGAAACACCTACCCCGTCTATTTTGCCTTTTAAAGCATTAACATTCCTGCAGTTAAGCAATACTTTTCCTGATTGGTCTTTCAGTAACAGGTTGTTAGATGAAATACCATCAGAATCCAAAAATTTCCTGCAAGTTGTTGATGAAATAACAGACTTTGAAACAAGTGAGTGTATGGATTCAGTCAAACTTTCAGTCGTACTCAGCTAGTAGTTTATCCTATATAGTAATTCTGATACCCTTATCAATAATAAATCAAAATAGATAATTTAGTGGATGTTCATATCATTGATATTATATGTAGGTAGATGATTCACCAAAGAATAAAATAAGAACTGGCTCTGATTCGGTTTATCCATTATATCTTTTAATTTCCAGAATTTCGTGTGCTCATATAAAACGATTTATATGCTTCATCAAATTCTCATAGAGTATTATTTGGGATCCAGCATAAATTTTATTTGCGATTGCCCCTGTCATAAGAAATACGGCGATAAATCAATTTGTCAAAAGTGTATCGAAAGGCACAAAGGTTCTCCTTACTACAATATTATTAAAAAGTTCAACTAAATTAATTCATATACACCAAAATTATCTTTTCATACTTATGAAGTCTTGAATAAAATTCATTTTATTTTGTAATTTGCCGTGTCAAAATCGTTACGAGAGGATTGTAATAACCGAACGAAAAATAAGGAGAACAAAATATTTAACTAACTTGGCTTAAAACAGAGAATATTATGGTAGTAGACAATAAGGCAACTGTTTCGTATATTAGAGTTTTAAAAGAAGACCTTGCGATTTTTCATGTTAAACCAAACGAGGGCCAAATCCCAGACTTTAAACCGGGTCAGTTTGTTACCTTGGGTTTAAATGTTCCTAATGAGGGTAAGGTGATAAGGAGAGCATATTCTATTGCCTCACCCCCCGAACAAAAGAAATACTTTGAGCTCGTAGTGCGATGGGTTAAAAAACCGCTGCCCGGAAGGCTGACAACTCAATTGTTTGATAAAAAAGAAGGTGACGAGATTAATTGGGTTAAGCCTACCGGCATCTTTACAATTAATGAAAAAATGCCTGACGGCAGTCCGGATAATAGGAGATTAGTTTTAATTGGAGGTGGAACAGGTTTGGCTCCGTTTATATCATACTCATTACACTTGAAATCAAAAGGGACTAAGAGGCAAATCATAATACTTCACGGTGCAAGCTATGTTGATGAGCTAAGTTATAGAGAATTATTAACCGAGTTGGAGGAGGAGAGTGTGGAAAAAGGCGGTGATTGGAACTTTAGATATCGAGCAAGTATCAGCAGGCCACAGGAATGGTTCAACAGGTCATGGAATGGGCACAAGGGAAGAGTAGAAACTTTTCTACGTCCAAAGCCAGGCAAAGATAAATCACCCTTGGAAGAACTTGTGGGCGAGAAAATTACACCGCAGAATACATCATTTTATGTGTGCGGTTGGCAAGGAACTGTTGATGGGGTTCTAGATTCTCTTGTACCAAAGGGTTTTGTAACTGAAAGGAACAAGAGAAAAGACGGTACATTTGACGTTAAATTCGAATCATACGGATAAACTTTTTTTATAAAGTTTATTTAACCTTCCTCCAAATAGTTAATTTAAATGAAATTTGAATTTGAAGAATTCGAAACCATCGAAGATGTTTTGATTTATTTGGTTTCCGTGGCTCCCTATATGAAACAAATCCTTCCAATTAGTTCTTACAAAGGCTATGTTTTTTCGATGGTCCCAATTACCCCCTTATCAGGGGAGACGCTACTCATGATTTATACAAAGGGGAATCTTGAGCATGGAATGTACGAATTTGATATCTCGGTAAAAAAACATAAGCTAGTCAATGTCATGGAGAGAGCTGATAAGAACTATTTTATTGTCATCACTCCCAAGAGAGACACTATCGCTGATGTAGCCTTAAGTCAAATTAGTTCAACACAATAGGTTATTTGCCCAAGATTTTATTCTTGGAATAATATTTTATATTTTCGCTCAATGCGAGGTAGAAACAAGTCATAAAATTAGAGTTTCTATGATAAACTAATTCTATTTATAATTTTGGAGGCATTGGAGCGGTCACAGAACGCGGTCTCACATACTTTGCAACAATATCTTCAGCTGGTTTACCTTCGAATAATCCCTTAGACAGGCCACGTAAATATCTCATTATGGCCCATGTTCCAAATTTTATTAACATTGCCATAAATACCTTCATCGCAGGGCCGTAGGACTTGTTACGAATAATTATTGGTATAATATCGCTTATTACTCTGAGATTATGTTGCCAACACGTCCAGAAAAGCGCAAATTGTGATTCATTCAAATTTCCAAAGTGCATCGAATTTTTCTCAGAGAAATCCTGATATAACAACGGGGCGACTAATCCCCTCATACGCATTTGTCTGAAATCCTGGATCAGATCAATAGTGTATTGGGTCTCATCAGGTGTCTCATCAGGCCATCCAATTATTAGTGTTAATGCGGGAAACCAATGATTTTGATTTAATATTTTGCATCCCTCTCTTACAACAGATCCCCATTCTTCAGGTTGAAACGGCTTTGTTTTTACTCCCAGATGTTTTTTTACCATCCGTGGAGCAACAGTTTCAACTCCTAGGTTGGTGGCAAGCCAGCGACCATTGTTTTCCATATCATTTACCTGTGAAATATTTTTTATCAAATCAGGAGATGAAGCAACCGCTGACAATGTCATATGAGTGGTACCCACGAAATTAGCTCCTACCGATTTTAAGCCCTTCCAAACGCCTAAAATTGCGTCCTGATTTGGTATAAAGTCTTTGTTATCACAGCCATAAAGTAGCATTTCATCTGACTGCAGCCAAATCGAATCA is from Candidatus Nitrosocosmicus arcticus and encodes:
- a CDS encoding B12-binding domain-containing radical SAM protein, whose protein sequence is MTNYRGNFLYGFIACGPYELVPEFVFDKLFCPSVETDKNTGEIKVAQCGLRRIESALIREYDKSEVFLAHPEMLEKCIGPQTKVVGINVMDPLGMAPVTTTMSPEKLSYVAMKFKKMCASIIQLKKKYDFKVVVGGNGSWELAKPERMKIHGIDTVVIGEADELALDLFHDLEAGDAPELLHTFVRNIENIPVIRGPTINSLIEAMRGCGRGCDFCDVNKRSKKDIPLERLQEEAKINMRYGFDSIWLQSDEMLLYGCDNKDFIPNQDAILGVWKGLKSVGANFVGTTHMTLSAVASSPDLIKNISQVNDMENNGRWLATNLGVETVAPRMVKKHLGVKTKPFQPEEWGSVVREGCKILNQNHWFPALTLIIGWPDETPDETQYTIDLIQDFRQMRMRGLVAPLLYQDFSEKNSMHFGNLNESQFALFWTCWQHNLRVISDIIPIIIRNKSYGPAMKVFMAMLIKFGTWAIMRYLRGLSKGLFEGKPAEDIVAKYVRPRSVTAPMPPKL
- a CDS encoding peroxiredoxin gives rise to the protein MKVKEGDKPVDFEYQNPKGEKFKLSKLLNQRKIVIYFYPKDFTPGCTIEAEEFTRDYALFEQHGIEVIGISPDSDDSHTKFRRKMNIPYMLASDSTNEISKGYGVYVLKKFMDKEYYGVSRSTFLIDRGGKIAKIYSSVKPRGHSTEVLEFFKE
- a CDS encoding FAD-binding oxidoreductase, which produces MVVDNKATVSYIRVLKEDLAIFHVKPNEGQIPDFKPGQFVTLGLNVPNEGKVIRRAYSIASPPEQKKYFELVVRWVKKPLPGRLTTQLFDKKEGDEINWVKPTGIFTINEKMPDGSPDNRRLVLIGGGTGLAPFISYSLHLKSKGTKRQIIILHGASYVDELSYRELLTELEEESVEKGGDWNFRYRASISRPQEWFNRSWNGHKGRVETFLRPKPGKDKSPLEELVGEKITPQNTSFYVCGWQGTVDGVLDSLVPKGFVTERNKRKDGTFDVKFESYG